Proteins encoded within one genomic window of Naumovozyma dairenensis CBS 421 chromosome 6, complete genome:
- the APP1 gene encoding phosphatidate phosphatase APP1 (similar to Saccharomyces cerevisiae APP1 (YNL094W); ancestral locus Anc_2.193), with product MDNTHRDKEEDAGIVRNNSETTTTMNKRQRFYNLMKNTREVYIPNLKSTISQQFESATNVNDSLRNGLTSPSLSTTTSNNNNNAVTTQQLWPKDLKFQCYPTYTTWNYQIQSLQTFIRFNVYTPGNQASRKNRFILKLCGQYLKTNNNNINNSIAINNNKNNTNNEEEEDNDDLTINSQPSYTPTPQPLPLTGTITTRENNINNAPMDEVQVLQKRISGFFARRIIGIPLTIELIGNDPQRDYLKLHEITDQSGNIRQKKKLPTKFNPRNIIISIDNIPAAAPTITTTTTSKDEPLKIEYPINLIKQGGIGLISDIDDTIKHTGITGDRRSMFRNVFIHDIKSWLIDGMPLWYNTLRDIKNADFFYVSNSPLQMFPILQEFITGNYPDGPLFLKQYSGNFLASLMTSSANRKLQPITNILNDFPKKKFILVGDSGEMDFEAYISIAMTFPEQIAGIYIRCCSNSLSDSGERSHEEKVMNDINDILKENYHPKPGKTLKKDTKISESTNNNISPPRRSSPLIPPVVPSRKNIELSPKQKEMIQLSRRGPNNIITTNDNNNNNNNNNNTRPASSKLRSRPPPPPIPTPRNTSSSSEAALNVTISNTSTNGSSLSSSSSFLSSSSSIEESGYQLPSSQDDYGNFQTTTTTTATGFVDTKAENWKRRVCVGIEKLNNLHDHDTMGNNTDNFIKPKLLFFMEPGVALEVCLQGTKDIE from the coding sequence ATGGATAATACACATCGTGATAAAGAGGAAGATGCAGGAATAGTACGAAATAATAGcgaaacaacaacaacgaTGAATAAACGTCAAAGATTTTATAACCTTATGAAGAATACAAGAGAAGTCTATATTCCAAACTtaaaatcaacaatatcaCAACAATTTGAATCAGCAACAAATGTTAATGACTCATTGAGGAATGGTCTTACTTCACCTTCTCTATCTACTACTactagtaataataataataatgctgTTACTACACAACAATTATGGCCAAAAGATCTGAAATTTCAATGTTATCCCACATACACTACATGGAATTATCAAATACAATCATTACAAACATTCATAAGATTCAATGTATATACTCCGGGAAATCAAGCAAGTAGGAAAAATAGattcattttgaaattatgtggacaatatttgaaaactaataacaataatattaacaatTCAATAGCgatcaacaacaacaaaaataatactaacaatgaagaagaagaagataatgatgactTGACTATAAACTCCCAACCTTCATATACACCTACACCTCAACCACTACCACTAACAGGGACTATAACTACACGAGagaataatatcaataatgcACCCATGGATGAAGTACAAGTATTGCAAAAAAGAATTTCAGGGTTCTTCGCTAGAAGAATTATAGGTATCCCACTAACAATAGAATTAATCGGAAATGACCCTCAAAGagattatttgaaattacaTGAAATAACAGATCAATCAGGAAACATTagacaaaaaaagaagttaCCAACTAAATTCAATCCTAGGAACATTATCATCtcaattgataatattcctGCAGCAGCaccaacaataacaacaacaacaacaagtaAGGATGAACCACTCAAAATAGAGTATCCAATCAATCTAATTAAACAAGGAGGTATCGGATTAATAagtgatattgatgatacaATTAAACATACAGGTATCACAGGAGATAGAAGATCAATGTTTAGAAACGTCTTCATACACGATATAAAATCATGGCTAATTGATGGGATGCCATTATGGTATAACACTTTGAGAGATATTAAAAATGCGGACTTCTTTTATGTATCAAATTCACCATTACAAATGTTCCCCATCTTACAGGAGTTCATTACGGGGAATTATCCTGATGgtccattatttttaaaacaatattCAGGGAATTTCTTAGCAAGTTTAATGACTTCAAGCGCAAATAGGAAATTACAACCAATAACTAATATCTTGAATGATTTcccaaagaaaaaatttatacTAGTGGGTGATTCAGGTGAAATGGATTTTGAAGCTTATATTTCCATTGCAATGACTTTCCCTGAACAAATCGCAGGTATTTATATTCGATGTTGTAGTAATTCATTAAGCGATTCTGGTGAAAGATCAcatgaagaaaaagttaTGAATGATATAAATGATATACTGAAGGAGAATTATCATCCTAAACCAGGGAAAACATTAAAAAAGGACACAAAAATATCTGAATCCACAAATAACAACATCAGTCCTCCTCGTAGGTCAAGTCCATTAATACCGCCTGTAGTTCCATcaaggaaaaatattgaattgtCCCCTAAACAAAAGGAAATGATACAGCTGTCAAGAAGAGGACCAAACAATATCATTACaacaaatgataataataataataataataataataataatacaagaCCGGCAAGTTCAAAACTGAGATCTCGgccaccaccaccacctaTCCCAACACCAAGAAatacatcatcatcctcagAGGCAGCATTGAATGTAACGATATCAAATACTAGTACCAATGGTAGCTCACTCtcgtcatcgtcatctTTTTTatcgtcatcgtcatcgATTGAAGAATCTGGATATCAATTGCCATCAAGTCAAGATGATTATGGTAATTTTCAaaccaccaccaccaccacgGCAACCGGATTTGTTGATACCAAGGCAGAAAATTGGAAACGTCGTGTATGCGTCggaattgaaaaattgaataaccTTCATGATCATGATACTATGGGAAATAATACGGATAATTTTATAAAACCTAAATTGTTATTCTTTATGGAACCAGGTGTTGCTTTGGAGGTTTGTCTTCAAGGTACAAAGGATATAGAGTGA
- the NDAI0F02600 gene encoding uncharacterized protein (similar to Saccharomyces cerevisiae YNL095C and ECM3 (YOR092W); ancestral locus Anc_2.192) — MSISVGQAIWSSVKPIIKIYLIIGVGFLLAKSAILTVEATRTISDIVLTVLLPCLAFNKIVANIEGNDIKSVGIICLTSLLIFGTGVFFAYLVRRLLWVPKQWNGGILAGGMFPNISDLPIAYLQTMDQGFIFSPDEGEKGVASVIIFLAMFLVCLFNLGGFRLIEMDFEYKDEESQITQDEIHSSTMPSLQDSTTNNSNGSNHPVVCSLGDEREKQISNHTSNESSTLSKSASSIQQDDLDVNNNTAIGSSKHEPMNETNDLGLLNGNSKHMDGDEESVLTQESSTTTTTNNSLHTIESSISSIPSIPDTIPSDINNNNNNNTMNNPNLSSTRQRSQPIAFTQNNSSLTQQLTDSSITSGTQLRPIRSLDMRSLPLQNMNDLIREYSNVDQYGNPTPSIQDQTPIESQTMLQRVRSSNLTKILTSDATVSRNDISESGTSLPKWIQKFPLTPLLVFFLKNCLRPCSIAVILSLTIAFIPWVKALFVTTPTTPIINQAPDQQPALSFLMDFTAYVGAASVPFGLILLGATLGRLKLGKLYPGFWKSACVLVFLRQCIMPIFGVLWCDRLVKAGWCNWKDDKMLLFIIALSWDLPTMTTLIYFTASYTPPDVVQPIQMECVSFFLLIQYPLMAISMPFLVTYFLKVQIGI, encoded by the coding sequence ATGTCAATCTCAGTAGGACAAGCAATCTGGTCCTCTGTAaaaccaataataaaaatatacctAATCATCGGTGTAGGGTTCCTCCTTGCAAAATCTGCCATCTTAACAGTCGAAgcaacaagaacaatatCAGACATAGTCCTAACAGTCCTATTACCATGTTTAGCGTTCAATAAAATAGTAGCAAATATCGAAGGTAATGATATAAAATCAGTAGGGATAATCTGTCTAACATCATTGTTGATCTTCGGTACAGGTGTCTTCTTCGCATACCTAGTGAGGAGATTATTATGGGTCCCGAAACAATGGAATGGCGGAATATTAGCAGGTGGGATGTTCCCCAATATTAGTGATTTACCAATCGCATATTTACAAACAATGGATCAAGGTTTCATTTTCAGTCCAGATGAAGGTGAGAAGGGAGTAGCGTCTGTCATTATCTTTTTAGCCATGTTCTtagtttgtttgtttaaCCTTGGTGGGTTCCGATTGATCGAAATGGATTTCGaatataaagatgaagaaagtCAAATCACCCAGGATGAAATACATTCGTCAACTATGCCCTCTTTACAAGACTCGACAACGAATAATTCGAATGGAAGTAACCATCCTGTGGTTTGTTCACTAGGAGACGAGAGGGAGAAgcaaatttcaaatcatacTAGTAATGAGAGTAGTACACTTTCCAAGAGTGCATCTTCTATTCAACAAGATGATTTGGATGTCAACAATAATACAGCAATTGGATCTTCTAAACACGAACCCATGAATGAAACCAATGATTTAGGTCTACTCAATGGAAATTCAAAACATATGGACGGTGATGAAGAAAGTGTTCTAACACAAGAAAGTAGtacaactacaactacAAATAATAGTTTACATACAATCGAATCCTCAATATCTTCCATACCTTCCATCCCTGATACCATACCTTcagatattaataacaataacaataataatactatgAATAACCCTAATTTATCATCCACAAGACAAAGAAGTCAACCAATAGCATTTAcacaaaataatagtagCCTTACACAACAACTCACAGATAGTAGTATAACAAGTGGTACACAATTGAGACCAATAAGATCACTTGATATGAGAAGTTTACCCTTACAAAATATGAATGACCTAATACGTGAATATTCCAACGTTGATCAATATGGGAACCCAACACCATCAATTCAAGATCAAACTCCCATTGAATCACAAACAATGTTACAACGTGTACGATCATCTAATCTAACAAAGATTTTAACCTCTGACGCAACAGTAAGTAGAAACGATATCAGTGAATCAGGTACATCATTACCTAAATGgattcaaaaatttccCCTAACACCATTATTAGTCTTTTTTCTAAAGAATTGTTTAAGACCATGCTCCATTGCGGTCATTTTATCACTCACAATTGCCTTCATACCATGGGTAAAGGCATTATTCGTCACAACACCAACGACACCTATAATCAATCAAGCTCCTGATCAACAACCAGCCTTAAGTTTCCTAATGGATTTCACCGCATACGTTGGAGCTGCATCTGTCCCATTCGGATTAATCTTATTAGGTGCCACTTTGGGTAGATTGAAACTAGGTAAATTATACCCAGGATTTTGGAAATCTGCTTGCGTATTGGTATTCTTAAGACAATGTATCATGCCAATATTTGGTGTCCTTTGGTGTGATAGATTAGTGAAGGCAGGTTGGTGTAATTGGAAAGATGATAAGATGTTACTTTTCATAATCGCATTAAGTTGGGATTTACCTACAATGACTACGTTGATTTATTTTACCGCAAGTTATACTCCTCCTGATGTGGTACAACCTATTCAAATGGAATGtgtttccttcttcttacTAATTCAATATCCTTTGATGGCTATAAGTATGCCATTTTTAGTTACTTATTTCTTAAAGGTTCAAATTGGAATATGA
- the RPS7B gene encoding 40S ribosomal eS7 domain-containing protein (similar to Saccharomyces cerevisiae RPS7B (YNL096C) and RPS7A (YOR096W); ancestral locus Anc_2.188) produces the protein MVFPTEIVGKRVRYLVGGNKIQKVLLDSKDVQQIDYKLESFQAVYNKLTGKQIVFEIPSETH, from the coding sequence ATGGTTTTCCCAACTGAAATTGTCGGTAAGAGAGTCAGATACTTAGTTGGTGGTAACAAGATTCAAAAAGTTTTGTTAGATTCTAAGGATGTTCAACAAATTGATTACAAATTGGAATCTTTCCAAGCTGTCTACAACAAATTGACTGGTAAGCAAATTGTTTTCGAAATCCCAAGTGAAACTCACTAA
- the PHO23 gene encoding Pho23p (similar to Saccharomyces cerevisiae PHO23 (YNL097C); ancestral locus Anc_2.183) — MNRAANLYPGLNDIADVLEEFPVQTSRYLTLLHEIDAKCVHSMPLLNSNIDSFLREKKKKKNAKSGVMKNETKGNKLRDINELFEELMPSLEEKMHVSSIMLESLKKMTTRMELAYEVALKNGEIPETLRLGVNNHPAMHLHNELMDKIENKTNSKSSQALKSESRREAMAANKKNVTEKGGSAERANNTNTNNSRADTPQNTNPRKRNNTSTNNDTSTANGGETRKRKRRANNITTTPNTTNTTAASSTTTTTTTGGGKVKKSNATTTVSIAALPKYNENGEPLYCYCNQIAYGEMVGCDGPDCKLEWFHLPCIGLKTLPNGKWYCDECKKELGK; from the coding sequence ATGAATAGAGCAGCAAACTTGTATCCCGGTTTGAATGATATAGCGGATGTTCTTGAAGAATTCCCCGTCCAAACATCAAGATACTTGACACTTTTACATGAGATAGATGCTAAATGTGTTCATTCCATGCCACTTTTGAATTCAAACattgattcatttttaagagagaagaagaagaagaaaaatgctAAATCAGGTGTTATGAAGAATGAAACCAAAGGTAATAAATTGAGAGatataaatgaattatttgaagaattaatgCCATCTTTAGAGGAGAAAATGCATGTCTCTTCAATTATGTTGGAatcattaaagaaaatgactACAAGGATGGAACTGGCTTACGAAGTTGCGTTGAAAAATGGTGAAATACCTGAAACGTTAAGATTGGGTGTGAATAATCATCCTGCTATGCATTTacataatgaattaatggacaagattgaaaataaGACCAATAGTAAATCATCACAGGCATTAAAGAGTGAGTCACGTAGAGAAGCTATGGCTgcaaataagaaaaatgttaCGGAAAAAGGTGGTAGTGCTGAACGTGCAAATAATACCAACACAAATAATTCTAGAGCTGATACTCCTCAGAATACAAATCCtaggaaaagaaataatacaTCTACTAACAATGATACTTCGACAGCTAATGGCGGTGAAACTAGGAAACGTAAGAGAAGagcaaataatattactaCCACGCCCAATACAACAAATACGACAGCAGCATCTTCAACGACGacgacaacaacaacaggaGGGGGTAAAGTCAAGAAATCTAACGCCACCACTACAGTATCGATTGCTGCTCTACccaaatataatgaaaacgGTGAACCtttatattgttattgtaaTCAAATAGCATATGGTGAAATGGTGGGTTGTGATGGACCTGATTGTAAATTAGAATGGTTCCATTTACCATGTATTGGATTGAAAACATTACCTAATGGTAAATGGTATTGTGATGAATGTAAAAAAGAATTAGGGAAATAA
- the OST2 gene encoding dolichyl-diphosphooligosaccharide-protein glycotransferase (similar to Saccharomyces cerevisiae OST2 (YOR103C); ancestral locus Anc_2.181) → MGSKNTTEMKEKKESNKAATSTASATSAKTQYIAKDFQEAYTTSMKSYWDQIASNNKLKLIDLFCAFLVVVGIIQFAFVCLIRDNYPFNAFLAGFIICVGQFVLLISLRLQLLNPFEGIPKNRAFGEFVLASLILHFICIHFIN, encoded by the coding sequence ATGGGCTCTAAAAATACCACTGAAATGAAGGAGAAGAAGGAATCTAATAAGGCCGCTACATCAACCGCTTCGGCTACTTCAGCAAAGACTCAATACATCGCCAAGGATTTCCAAGAAGCATATACTACTTCCATGAAATCTTACTGGGATCAAATCGCAAGTAATaacaaattaaaattaattgatcTATTTTGTGCCTTCTTAGTAGTCGTTGGTATCATTCAATTCGCATTCGTATGTCTAATTAGAGATAATTACCCATTCAATGCTTTCTTAGCTGGATTTATAATATGTGTGGGTCAATTTGTTTTGTTGATTAGTTTAAGATTGCAATTGTTGAATCCATTTGAAGGTATTCCTAAGAACAGAGCATTCGGTGAATTTGTATTGGCAAGTTTGATACTACACTTCATTTGTATTcatttcatcaattga
- the OCA1 gene encoding putative tyrosine protein phosphatase OCA1 (similar to Saccharomyces cerevisiae OCA1 (YNL099C); ancestral locus Anc_2.180), protein MSILKPTHDIASSQNDEVNTISADLIISSLTNQDNRGNICAVETEVEEEEEYEEEDDNNIYINEETESGKEQVHVSHAPEERIVPPLNFCPVERFLYRSGQPSPVNFPFLLNLNLKTIIWLANEEPQDTLLEFCDAHEIELQFAAINPDGGEDDNPWDGLTEHSIINALQTIVNQDNYPLLVCCGMGRHRTGTVIGCLRRIMGWNLASVSEEYRRFTGSRGGRILVELLIEAFDTKLVRIERNTAPSWLLKALK, encoded by the coding sequence ATGAGTATTCTGAAACCTACCCATGACATCGCGTCGTCTCAAAATGACGAAGTAAATACCATTTCAGCTGACTTAATAATAAGCAGTCTCACCAACCAGGACAACAGAGGTAACATATGCGCAGTAGAGACAgaagtagaagaagaagaagagtacgaagaagaagatgacaATAACATATATATCAATGAAGAAACTGAGAGCGGTAAGGAACAAGTTCACGTATCTCATGCTCCAGAAGAACGTATAGTCCCACCATTGAATTTTTGTCCTGTTGAAAGATTTTTATATAGATCGGGACAACCATCACCTGTTAATTTCCCCTTccttttgaatttgaatttgaaaactatAATATGGCTCGCTAATGAAGAACCTCAAGATACGTTGTTAGAGTTTTGTGATGCTCATGAGATTGAGTTGCAGTTTGCTGCTATTAATCCGGATGGTGGAGAGGATGATAATCCATGGGATGGATTAACTGAACATTCTATAATAAATGCTTTACAAACTATAGTGAATCAAGATAATTATCCGTTATTGGTTTGTTGCGGTATGGGGAGACATAGGACGGGGACTGTTATTGGATGTCTCAGAAGGATAATGGGATGGAATTTGGCAAGCGTCTCGGAGGAATATAGAAGGTTTACAGGTAGTAGAGGTGGGAGAATCCTTGTCGAGTTGTTAATAGAGGCATTTGACACAAAATTGGTAAGAATTGAGCGAAATACAGCACCAAGTTGGTTATTGAAGGCATTGAAATAA
- the MIC27 gene encoding Mic27p (similar to Saccharomyces cerevisiae YNL100W; ancestral locus Anc_2.178), with product MEVLYNTLPHRIDKSKFYYCPPSQVVPTKENIKFDLHGYFKGLTDINCTTLPEGNRIIELDGLTKWFTNRRRSIIQVDNFCHRRWELCEGFVKSKYYLTKDYLSYNIFNNEEENKNQLVPGSVLALEAAFAGMIVSNKKNWGFKNKLFHRNQSLVGKVTTSLPSRLILPWVLAGYTLSVCIPVTWKNFKKSIRQEPSNTIQKIDDFNSRIKGKLSLNNDQIASRINKFLQTGVRHTRMYLFEKLYE from the coding sequence ATGGAAgtattatataatacaCTACCACATAGGATTGataaatccaaattttattattgtccTCCGTCACAAGTAGTCCCAACGAAGGAAAACATTAAATTTGATCTACATGGATATTTTAAGGGATTAACGGATATTAACTGTACAACTTTACCAGAAGGAAACCGAATAATTGAACTAGATGGCTTAACTAAATGGTTCACAAACAGAAGGCGTAGTATAATACAAGTGGATAATTTTTGTCATAGGAGATGGGAATTATGCGAAGGATTCGTTAAAAGCAAATATTACCTTACAAAGGATTATTTAtcgtataatatattcaacaatgaagaagaaaataaaaaccaATTAGTTCCAGGGTCTGTGTTGGCACTGGAAGCTGCGTTTGCTGGGATGATTGTGAGCAATAAAAAGAATTGGGGGTTCAAGAATAAACTATTCCATAGAAATCAAAGTTTGGTTGGGAAAGTTACTACTAGTTTACCATCAAGATTAATTTTACCATGGGTTCTTGCAGGGTATACTTTATCAGTATGCATCCCTGTTACTTGgaagaatttcaaaaaatcgATTAGGCAGGAACCTTCAAATACCATTCAGAAAATTGATGACTTTAACTCACGAATCAAGGGGAAATTATCATTGAATAACGATCAAATAGCATCTCGAATAAACAAGTTCTTACAAACTGGCGTAAGACATACAAGAATGTATCTATTTGAAAAGCTCTATGAATGA
- the AVT4 gene encoding Avt4p (similar to Saccharomyces cerevisiae AVT4 (YNL101W); ancestral locus Anc_2.177) produces MENNSTSDARRSSGISRDIRIPCRKLSTANGSSSFSRKGSMAQSLRPSLQKSVDSHVMIDIRSPNFKMNESGNEDDIIHSLRASYLTDHFQQDQNVTPSDPSKRGVSSPSVYLTPSEKISNIDGHIDSVDDHNIGKIGADITRDIYKIATSNNCKNNIMVKSTEDIVLAMENKRRQSTASGLNVPGGFRREFIVNKVRQEQQQQNHLRPTSSNFSINSDALSDGAENFDKIPFLTRNFLEFLYIYGHFAGESFEDDFLQDDNEYLLSTTERTPLLPSQSRLSKAAIHSARGTTSTAKTFLLLLKSFMGTGILFLPAAFHNGGLLFSIIMLFFFGIYSYWCYYILTKAKVATGQSSFGDIGLKLYGPSMKFIILFSLVLTQLGFSAAYMIFTAKNLNAFCQNFFLLEDINFIYLMGFQLFFSSHYHLSRKVSKLSLPSLIANVFVMTGLAIVLFFLVRHLFLELHLHPAAGVIPGLNSDRWTMFIGTAIFAFEGIGLIIPIQDSMKNPEKFPLVLGFVLIAATFLFITIASIGYLSYGSSTEVVILLNLPQDSIFVISIQLFYSLAIMLSTPLQMFPAIKIIENKVFPRFTKIYVEGDGDRCDVEFRLNSGKANWKVKWLKNFVRSIIVSFVIIFAYYEVDNLDKVVSLIGSFACIPLVYIYPPLLHLRSRSRSQSPSGDPSKWKLVLDHILVVFGGISMIYTSYQSMFGT; encoded by the coding sequence ATGGAAAACAATAGTACATCAGATGCGAGACGAAGCTCAGGTATCTCCAGAGATATCAGGATACCCTGCCGGAAATTATCAACCGCCAATGGTTCGAGTTCATTTAGTCGGAAAGGTTCAATGGCACAGTCATTGAGACCAAGTTTGCAGAAGAGCGTTGATTCGCATGTTATGATTGACATAAGATCtccaaattttaaaatGAATGAGTCTGgcaatgaagatgatattataCATAGCTTAAGAGCAAGTTATCTCACCGATCATTTCCAACAAGATCAAAATGTAACTCCTTCTGATCCATCTAAGAGAGGTGTTAGTTCACCAAGTGTCTATTTGACACCCTCTgagaaaatatcaaatattgaTGGGCATATCGACAGCGTAGATGATCATAACATCGGCAAGATTGGTGCTGATATAACACGAGACATATATAAGATTGCAACAAGCAACAACtgtaaaaataatataatggTCAAATCTACCGAAGATATAGTTCTAGCgatggaaaataaaagaagacaatCCACTGCCAGTGGATTGAATGTACCAGGTGGATTTAGACGGGAGTTTATTGTTAATAAAGTAAGGCAAgaacagcaacaacaaaaccATTTGAGGCCAACATCATCtaacttttcaataaacTCTGATGCTTTATCCGATGGAGctgaaaattttgataaaattcCATTCTTAACGAGAAATTTCTTAGAATTTCTCTATATATACGGTCATTTCGCTGGTGaatcatttgaagatgattttttaCAAGATGATAACGAATATCTACTGTCGACGACGGAAAGAACTCCTTTATTGCCTTCCCAAAGTAGATTATCGAAAGCTGCAATTCATTCAGCAAGAGGTACCACTTCCACAGCAAAGACCTTTCTATTATTGTTGAAATCCTTTATGGGTACTGGTATACTGTTTCTTCCTGCCGCATTCCATAATGGTGGGTTGTTATTCTCAATCATTatgttgtttttctttggtaTCTATTCGTATTGGTGTTACTATATCTTAACAAAGGCAAAAGTAGCCACAGGGCAATCTTCATTTGGTGATATAGGATTGAAATTATATGGTCCTTCTatgaaatttatcattcttTTTTCATTGGTATTAACACAATTAGGGTTTTCAGCAGCATATATGATATTCACCGCCAAGAACTTGAATGCATTTTGTCAGaatttcttccttttggaagatataaattttatttaccTAATGGGTTtccaattatttttttcatccCATTATCATTTGTCAAGGAAAGTTTCTAAACTTTCATTACCTTCATTAATTGCCAATGTCTTCGTCATGACAGGATTAGCAATCgttttattcttcttaGTTAGGCATCTATTCCTAGAATTACATTTGCATCCTGCAGCGGGAGTGATACCAGGTTTAAATTCAGATCGCTGGACAATGTTTATTGGTACAGCAATTTTTGCATTTGAAGGAATTGGGCTAATTATTCCAATACAAgattcaatgaaaaatccAGAAAAATTCCCGTTAGTGTTAGGATTCGTGTTGATAGCAGCTACATTTCTCTTTATTACTATTGCCTCCATTGGCTACCTATCATATGGTTCTAGCACAGAGGTTGTcattttattgaatttaccACAAGATAGTATATTTGTCATTTCCattcaattattttattccTTGGCTATTATGTTATCTACACCATTACAAATGTTTCCAGCGATTAAGataatagaaaataaagtGTTTCCTAGATTTACGAAAATATACGTGGAAGGGGATGGTGATAGATGTGATGTTGAATTTAGATTAAATTCTGGGAAGGCAAATTGGAAAGTGAAATGGCTCAAAAATTTTGTCAGATCGATCATTGTTTCATTCGTCATTATATTTGCATATTATGAAGTGGATAATTTAGATAAAgttgtttctttaattgGTTCATTCGCTTGCATACCTTTGGTTTATATTTATCCTCCACTACTGCACCTTCGAAGTCGAAGTCGAAGTCAGTCACCATCGGGTGACCCTTCGAAATGGAAACTAGTACTGGATCATATTCTAGTGGTATTCGGAGGTATCAGTATGATATATACATCATATCAAAGTATGTTTGGAACGTAA